Proteins encoded in a region of the Zea mays cultivar B73 chromosome 4, Zm-B73-REFERENCE-NAM-5.0, whole genome shotgun sequence genome:
- the LOC100272704 gene encoding thioredoxin reductase: MEGSAADGPLRTRVCIIGSGPAAHTAAMYAARADLKPVLFEGWMANGVAAGGQLTTTTVVENFPGFPAGIMGRDLMKRCRDQSQRFGTRILTETVTAVDLSARPFRVVASDKSTTVLADAVIVATGAVARRLDFPGSDTYWNHGISACAVCDGPAPIFRDRPLAVVGGGDSAMEESSFLTKYGSRVYIVHRRSTFRASKIMQDMVLKNPKIQVVWNSVVVGAFGGADGDGGRPLLAGVKVENLVSGEVKDLQVAGLFFAIGHTPATEFLGGQLQLDSPSGYVVTKPDSTHTSVKGVFAAGDVQDKKYRQAITAAGSGCMAALDVEHYLQEVAVVGAQEGKSVQPLTMLE, encoded by the exons AGATGGGCCGCTCCGCACGCGCGTATGCATCATCGGGAGCGGCCCCGCCGCGCACACGGCGGCCATGTACGCGGCCCGCGCGGACCTCAAGCCCGTGCTGTTCGAGGGCTggatggccaacggcgtggccgcGGGCGGGCAGCTCACCACCACCACCGTCGTGGAGAACTTCCCGGGCTTCCCCGCGGGCATCATGGGCCGCGACCTCATGAAGCGCTGCCGCGACCAGTCGCAGCGCTTCGGCACCCGCATCCTCACCGAGACCGTCACCGCCGTCGACCTCTCGGCCCGGCCCTTCCGTGTCGTCGCCTCCGACAAGTCCACGACCGTGCTCGCCGACGCCGTCATCGTGGCCACAGGAGCCGTCGCCCGGCGCCTCGACTTCCCCGGGTCCGACACGTACTGGAACCACGGCATCTCCGCCTGCGCCGTGTGCGACGGCCCGGCCCCGATATTCCGCGACAGGCCGCTCGCCGTCGTGGGCGGCGGCGACTCCGCCATGGAGGAGTCCAGCTTCCTGACCAAGTACGGCTCCCGCGTCTACATCGTCCACCGCCGGAGCACGTTCCGGGCTTCCAAGATCATGCAGGACATGGTGCTCAAGAACCCCAAGATCCAGGTCGTCTGGAACTCGGTGGTTGTCGGGGCCTTCGGCGGCGCGGACGGGGACGGTGGCCGGCCGTTGTTGGCTGGCGTCAAGGTCGAGAACCTGGTGAGTGGCGAGGTCAAGGATCTCCAGGTGGCTGGCCTCTTCTTCGCCATCGGGCACACGCCGGCGACGGAGTTCCTCGGTGGGCAGCTCCAGCTGGACTCGCCTTCTGGATACGTGGTGACCAAGCCGGACTCCACCCACACTAGCGTGAAGGGGGTCTTCGCTGCTGGCGACGTGCAGGACAAGAAGTATCGCCAGGCCATTACTGCCGCCGGATCTG GGTGCATGGCCGCTTTGGATGTTGAGCACTATCTGCAGGAGGTCGCGGTCGTCGGTGCACAGGAGGGCAAGTCTGTTCAGCCGTTGACGATGCTGGAATAA